From Synechococcus sp. A10-1-5-1, a single genomic window includes:
- a CDS encoding alpha/beta hydrolase, which yields MRKALLPLAGVGFLMAGLSAQAIPQNGPTTINSDQSGVGFGAPTFIQPSGLPTQTARTVSNGFVRSNTLLPLGGSEVIDNPVPRNLSNLSGWSKDQLQAGLQQEYDVDVAAVARFLYSPKGEQFLKESIQENNYTPYYSQQNSLQAVRSAIILDSADGKLSSYGMMKQLPTDQRLQGSMKVCDVNSIENSQQATSLLSWYMNTPACIAAYTAEAPEPVKQPVRGLW from the coding sequence ATGCGCAAGGCACTCCTTCCCTTGGCTGGCGTTGGTTTCCTGATGGCAGGTCTGTCTGCGCAGGCCATCCCTCAGAACGGCCCAACCACCATCAATTCTGATCAGTCCGGCGTCGGCTTTGGCGCTCCGACTTTCATTCAGCCTTCCGGTCTTCCCACCCAGACCGCCCGGACGGTGAGCAACGGTTTCGTTCGCTCCAACACCCTGCTGCCCCTGGGCGGTTCTGAGGTGATCGACAACCCCGTTCCTCGCAACCTCTCCAACCTGTCCGGTTGGTCGAAAGATCAGCTTCAGGCTGGTCTCCAGCAGGAATACGACGTGGATGTGGCCGCAGTGGCTCGCTTCCTGTATTCCCCCAAGGGTGAGCAGTTCCTGAAAGAGAGCATTCAGGAGAACAACTACACCCCCTACTACAGCCAGCAGAACAGCCTGCAGGCCGTGCGTAGCGCCATCATCCTCGACTCTGCCGACGGCAAGCTGTCGAGCTACGGGATGATGAAGCAGCTCCCCACCGACCAGCGCCTCCAGGGCTCGATGAAGGTCTGTGATGTGAACAGCATCGAGAACAGCCAGCAGGCCACCTCGCTGCTCAGCTGGTACATGAACACCCCGGCTTGCATTGCGGCTTACACCGCTGAAGCACCCGAGCCGGTGAAGCAGCCCGTTCGCGGTCTCTGGTGA
- a CDS encoding 4'-phosphopantetheinyl transferase superfamily protein, giving the protein MPAAAPLLWLSPLEQPCGASLSAQEQQWCDDLPTALQPRYRATRQQLRARLASLFEVPADSVPLHSPPSQAPRLAAGWGFVSISHSGEQLLLAWSPWAVGVDLERRDRALQAELLAQRFFPTAETQALLALPAEARRLQVLRSWVRKEAAIKWMAASIAEELRHWYWDDTQQELIHLQRGLRPPSLCLESCGWLCGVVGDGADQVQWGKFS; this is encoded by the coding sequence ATGCCGGCAGCGGCGCCCCTGCTGTGGCTCTCCCCTTTGGAGCAGCCCTGTGGGGCCAGCCTCTCTGCCCAAGAGCAGCAGTGGTGCGACGACTTGCCCACGGCGCTTCAGCCGCGTTACCGGGCCACCCGTCAACAGTTGCGCGCGCGCCTGGCCTCGTTATTTGAGGTGCCTGCGGACTCCGTTCCGCTGCACAGTCCTCCGTCGCAAGCACCACGCCTGGCGGCGGGCTGGGGGTTTGTGAGCATCAGCCATAGCGGAGAGCAACTGTTGCTGGCCTGGTCCCCCTGGGCCGTGGGGGTGGATCTAGAGCGCCGTGATCGTGCGTTGCAGGCAGAACTGTTGGCCCAGCGCTTCTTCCCGACTGCTGAAACCCAGGCGCTGCTGGCATTGCCAGCGGAGGCTCGTCGCCTGCAGGTCTTGCGCAGCTGGGTGCGCAAGGAGGCCGCCATTAAGTGGATGGCCGCCTCCATCGCAGAGGAGTTGCGCCATTGGTATTGGGATGACACCCAGCAGGAGTTGATCCATCTGCAACGGGGCCTGAGGCCGCCCTCCTTGTGCCTGGAGTCCTGTGGCTGGCTCTGCGGAGTGGTTGGGGATGGAGCCGATCAGGTTCAGTGGGGCAAGTTCAGCTGA
- the bcp gene encoding thioredoxin-dependent thiol peroxidase, which translates to MALQVGDVAPEFSLPDQSGTSVSLSSFRGQRVVIYFYPKDDTPGCTKEACNFRDQWASFEKHGIAVLGISKDGATSHSKFISKYDLPFTLLSDAEPCPVAESYGSYGLKKFMGREYMGMMRHTFVVDAEGKIEKAYLKVKAASMADDILQDLGLS; encoded by the coding sequence ATGGCCCTGCAGGTCGGAGACGTCGCACCGGAATTCAGCCTGCCCGATCAAAGCGGCACCAGCGTCAGCCTCAGCAGCTTCCGCGGTCAGCGCGTGGTGATCTACTTCTATCCCAAGGACGACACCCCGGGTTGCACCAAGGAAGCCTGCAACTTCCGTGATCAGTGGGCCAGCTTCGAGAAGCACGGCATCGCGGTGCTGGGGATCAGCAAGGACGGCGCCACCAGCCACAGCAAATTCATCAGCAAGTACGACTTGCCCTTCACCCTGCTCAGCGACGCCGAGCCCTGCCCCGTGGCCGAAAGCTATGGCAGCTACGGCCTCAAAAAATTCATGGGCCGCGAGTACATGGGGATGATGCGCCACACCTTTGTGGTGGATGCCGAGGGCAAGATCGAGAAGGCCTACCTCAAGGTCAAGGCAGCCTCGATGGCGGATGACATCCTTCAGGACCTCGGCCTCAGCTGA
- a CDS encoding type III pantothenate kinase has translation MAELLLVGNSRWHWAEPSPCGLRCWDTAPPQPPWRAPPLRAWAAVGSIPSALALPAGQRLQLEQVPLAGAPPWLGIDRALAGWWAWRQQQDAVLVVDAGTTLSLTLVDAHGTFAGGRLSAGLALQLRSLHQGTAQLPETHPLDCSGQILPPWPKETAAAMEVGCLQAMVGAVKQGMDQLVGGCTLWLTGGDAPRLAPWLKESRVVEASNLCLEALDQLS, from the coding sequence GTGGCCGAGCTGTTGCTAGTGGGCAACAGCCGGTGGCACTGGGCGGAGCCCTCGCCTTGTGGGCTGCGCTGTTGGGATACGGCGCCCCCGCAGCCACCCTGGCGTGCTCCGCCTCTACGGGCTTGGGCGGCGGTGGGCTCCATTCCCTCCGCCCTGGCCTTGCCCGCGGGGCAGCGGCTGCAGTTGGAGCAGGTCCCCTTGGCTGGTGCTCCGCCTTGGCTTGGGATTGATCGGGCTCTAGCGGGCTGGTGGGCTTGGCGGCAGCAGCAGGACGCGGTCTTGGTCGTCGATGCCGGTACGACCTTGAGCCTCACCCTGGTGGATGCCCATGGAACCTTCGCCGGCGGCCGTTTGAGTGCCGGCTTGGCGTTGCAATTGCGCAGCCTGCATCAGGGGACCGCGCAGTTGCCAGAGACCCATCCGCTTGATTGCTCAGGCCAGATCTTGCCGCCCTGGCCGAAGGAGACCGCCGCGGCGATGGAAGTGGGCTGCCTGCAGGCGATGGTTGGTGCGGTGAAGCAGGGGATGGATCAGCTCGTCGGCGGTTGCACCCTGTGGCTGACCGGTGGCGACGCCCCGCGCCTGGCCCCCTGGTTGAAGGAGAGCAGAGTTGTGGAGGCCTCCAATCTGTGTTTGGAGGCCCTGGATCAGCTCAGCTGA
- a CDS encoding phosphoadenylyl-sulfate reductase, whose translation MTTSASPSAPGFDTQKACEQLRSLSALERMRWGLETFGDGFALTTSFGIQAAVSLHLVSQLDRQVPVIWVDTGYLPPETYQYSQALVERLGLKLHVAQSSMSPARMEALHGRLWETGQVEDLEAYHRIRKVEPLDRALNDLDVSCWASGVRGGQTDHRKAMDPVQLVRGRWALRPLLDWNNRDVFYYMQENDLPQHPLFDKGYSTVGDWHSSAPDDGSTSGRATRFGGLKQECGIHLPGMAGEGI comes from the coding sequence ATGACGACGTCTGCCTCCCCCTCCGCACCCGGCTTCGACACGCAGAAGGCCTGTGAGCAGCTGCGGTCCTTGAGTGCGCTGGAGCGTATGCGTTGGGGACTTGAGACCTTCGGTGACGGCTTCGCGCTCACCACCAGCTTTGGTATTCAGGCCGCGGTCTCGCTGCACCTGGTCAGCCAGTTGGATCGCCAGGTTCCTGTGATTTGGGTGGATACGGGGTATTTGCCCCCCGAGACCTATCAGTACTCCCAGGCTCTGGTGGAGCGGCTTGGCCTGAAGCTCCACGTCGCCCAGTCCTCCATGAGCCCCGCTCGGATGGAGGCACTCCATGGCCGCTTGTGGGAAACCGGGCAGGTGGAGGACCTGGAGGCCTACCACCGCATTCGCAAGGTGGAGCCCCTGGACCGGGCCCTGAATGACTTGGATGTCAGCTGCTGGGCCAGTGGCGTCCGCGGCGGTCAGACCGACCACCGCAAAGCGATGGATCCCGTCCAGCTCGTCCGTGGCCGTTGGGCCCTGCGCCCGCTGTTGGATTGGAACAATCGCGATGTCTTCTATTACATGCAGGAGAACGACCTGCCCCAGCACCCCCTGTTTGACAAGGGCTATTCCACGGTGGGCGACTGGCATTCCAGTGCCCCGGATGACGGCAGCACCAGCGGACGGGCCACCCGCTTCGGCGGTTTGAAGCAGGAATGCGGCATTCACCTGCCTGGGATGGCTGGCGAGGGCATCTAA
- a CDS encoding NAD(P)/FAD-dependent oxidoreductase, whose protein sequence is MPPSEVEPAAVVVIGGGFGGLNTALQLAASAEHPSVVLLEPREHFLFLPLLYELLSGELKRWEIAPRYRELLAGSGVVWIQERASRIDRTSRTITTDSGRQLPYSSAVIASGGQLESYGIPGVREHAIGFRNLEDVEQIQGWIQQLKGKQSPLQRIGIVGAGASGVELACKLADLLAGSAIVELVEQGQELLPMAKAFNREQARKALQERDIRLRTNTRVASVEAHGLQLQRLDDGTNSLESLRCDGVIWTAGLAASVPELQPPLPLDPRGRLRCEPSLRVEGSDELFVLGDAAACPDHSGEHPNGALYPANAQVAYQQASCIARNLQRLRIGAPLDAFVWNDLGEMMGLGIGQASLTGMGITLAGPAAFQLRRLAYLARMPGLPQQLKVAGGWLANWL, encoded by the coding sequence GTGCCCCCATCCGAGGTTGAGCCCGCAGCTGTTGTGGTGATCGGCGGTGGGTTTGGTGGACTCAACACCGCTTTGCAACTGGCGGCCTCCGCTGAGCACCCCTCGGTGGTGCTGCTGGAGCCCCGCGAGCATTTTCTGTTCCTTCCTCTGCTTTACGAACTGCTCAGCGGAGAGCTGAAGCGCTGGGAGATCGCCCCCCGCTACCGGGAGCTGCTGGCGGGCTCCGGCGTGGTCTGGATTCAAGAGAGGGCCAGCCGCATCGATCGCACCAGCCGCACCATCACGACGGACAGCGGACGCCAGCTGCCCTACAGCAGCGCTGTGATCGCCAGTGGAGGCCAACTGGAGAGCTATGGAATTCCTGGGGTGCGCGAGCACGCCATTGGATTTCGCAATCTTGAGGATGTCGAGCAGATCCAGGGCTGGATCCAACAACTCAAAGGCAAGCAATCGCCCCTCCAACGCATTGGAATCGTGGGGGCCGGCGCCAGCGGTGTGGAGCTGGCCTGCAAACTCGCGGATCTGCTCGCGGGCAGCGCCATCGTCGAACTGGTGGAGCAAGGCCAAGAGTTGCTGCCGATGGCCAAGGCCTTCAATCGCGAACAGGCCCGTAAGGCTCTGCAGGAACGGGACATCCGGCTGCGCACCAACACCCGGGTCGCCTCCGTCGAGGCCCATGGACTGCAGCTGCAGCGTCTAGACGATGGGACCAACAGCCTCGAATCGCTGCGCTGCGATGGGGTGATCTGGACCGCCGGCTTAGCCGCCAGCGTCCCGGAACTGCAGCCCCCCCTGCCCCTCGACCCACGGGGCCGGCTGCGCTGCGAACCCTCCCTCCGGGTGGAAGGGAGCGACGAGCTGTTCGTGCTGGGGGATGCCGCGGCCTGCCCGGATCACAGCGGTGAACATCCGAACGGTGCGCTGTATCCCGCCAATGCCCAGGTGGCTTATCAGCAGGCCAGTTGCATCGCCCGCAACCTGCAACGCCTGCGCATCGGAGCTCCCCTGGACGCCTTCGTCTGGAACGACCTGGGAGAAATGATGGGTCTGGGAATCGGTCAAGCCAGCCTGACTGGCATGGGAATCACCCTTGCCGGCCCTGCGGCTTTCCAACTGCGGCGCCTGGCCTATCTGGCGCGGATGCCCGGCCTGCCCCAACAGCTGAAGGTGGCTGGCGGCTGGCTCGCGAACTGGTTGTGA
- a CDS encoding HAD-IA family hydrolase, producing MSAPLPQPSGLLLDAMGTLIGLRQSVGESYAAIAQDFDLEIAPEAINRVFAGLFRQAPELAFPELSGEALSQAEERWWTDLVAQVFQACGQTEPLPEGLGTALFQHFAKAEPWLVYPDVAENLQRWKQRGLKLAVVSNFDQRLLALLEALELSPLLDAVVVSSVVGAAKPSPLPLQAALQQLGLKANQVWHIGDSPEDQASAAAAGISCLLIKRKKPNGTP from the coding sequence GTGAGCGCTCCCCTACCCCAGCCCAGCGGCCTGCTGCTTGACGCCATGGGGACGCTGATTGGCCTGCGGCAGTCAGTCGGCGAGAGCTACGCCGCCATCGCCCAGGACTTCGACCTGGAGATCGCCCCCGAGGCGATCAACCGGGTCTTTGCGGGCCTGTTTCGCCAGGCGCCTGAGCTGGCTTTTCCCGAGCTCAGCGGTGAGGCCCTGAGCCAGGCGGAAGAGCGCTGGTGGACCGATTTGGTCGCCCAGGTGTTCCAAGCTTGCGGCCAGACGGAGCCGCTGCCTGAAGGTTTAGGCACAGCCCTGTTTCAGCACTTCGCCAAAGCCGAACCCTGGCTGGTCTACCCGGATGTGGCCGAGAACCTGCAGCGCTGGAAGCAGCGGGGCCTCAAGCTGGCGGTGGTCAGCAACTTTGACCAGCGCCTGCTGGCGCTACTGGAGGCACTGGAGCTCAGCCCGCTGCTCGATGCGGTGGTGGTGTCATCGGTGGTCGGGGCCGCCAAGCCCAGTCCCCTGCCGCTGCAAGCGGCACTCCAGCAACTCGGACTCAAGGCCAATCAGGTCTGGCACATCGGCGACAGCCCTGAGGATCAGGCCAGTGCGGCGGCCGCGGGGATTAGCTGCCTGCTGATCAAGCGCAAGAAACCGAACGGCACCCCTTGA
- the hflX gene encoding GTPase HflX — protein MKQSALMGRTAGLRPAQTRRLERLSHRRHPESAGVDWISLQRLAAESAELDLPLSLVLDERGLCRLLWVGPLEQSGRLLERLPGGPRRQGNALRLITCVGRAKHLEPHGHEAVVGLDLQPGFWLRFGNRPQAGGRWPAAAFSPSSDPHCPWRTLEEDDLAALCELAPPEATELPPAQTRASEEQVLLLVLSPNDPEDARREIAELEGLVRSAGAKPLGLVVQRQSNRSGQNLWGEGKVQEAALEARRLGASLVVTDRELTPAQARNLEAQLELPVSDRSELILDIFAQRAASAAGRLQVELAQLRYRLPRLAGRGLSLSRQGGGIGTRGPGETQLEKDRRAIARRIDKLQRDVQKLREHRARLRSNRRSQRRLALVGYTNAGKSSLLNALSKAPQQEAVLAENKLFATLDPTTRRIAQPHPEGGAPTHLLLTDTVGFIRDLPPPLVEAFRSTLEETLDADRLLLVVDLSDPAWSEQLRTVHAILDELGSDVPRQLIANQIDRCPSTAIDQAKALDPQVLFVSATGGLGLEHLKNNLFA, from the coding sequence TTGAAGCAATCCGCGCTGATGGGCCGTACCGCCGGGTTGCGGCCTGCTCAAACCAGGCGATTGGAGCGGCTCAGCCACCGGCGCCATCCGGAGAGCGCCGGGGTGGACTGGATCAGCCTGCAGCGCCTGGCGGCCGAAAGCGCGGAGCTGGATCTGCCCCTCAGCCTGGTGCTTGACGAGCGGGGCCTCTGCCGATTGCTCTGGGTCGGTCCCCTGGAGCAATCGGGGCGACTGCTCGAGCGCCTACCGGGAGGGCCCCGCAGGCAGGGCAACGCCCTGCGCTTAATCACCTGCGTGGGCCGGGCGAAACACCTCGAACCCCATGGCCATGAAGCCGTCGTGGGGCTCGACCTGCAGCCGGGTTTTTGGCTGCGCTTCGGCAACCGCCCCCAGGCGGGTGGCCGCTGGCCTGCCGCGGCCTTCAGCCCAAGCTCGGATCCCCACTGTCCCTGGCGGACCCTGGAGGAGGACGATCTCGCGGCCCTCTGTGAGCTGGCTCCGCCGGAGGCAACAGAGCTGCCCCCAGCCCAGACGAGGGCGAGCGAGGAGCAGGTGCTGCTGTTGGTGCTCAGTCCCAACGACCCGGAGGATGCTCGCCGCGAAATCGCCGAGCTGGAGGGCCTGGTGCGCAGTGCTGGGGCCAAGCCCCTGGGGCTCGTGGTGCAGCGTCAGTCCAACCGCTCCGGCCAGAACCTCTGGGGCGAAGGGAAGGTGCAGGAGGCCGCCCTCGAAGCCAGGCGTTTAGGCGCCTCCCTGGTCGTGACCGATCGGGAACTCACCCCAGCCCAGGCCAGGAACCTAGAAGCACAGCTCGAACTGCCCGTCAGCGACCGTAGTGAGCTCATACTCGACATCTTTGCCCAGCGGGCCGCCAGCGCCGCCGGACGCCTCCAGGTGGAACTGGCACAGCTGCGTTACCGCTTGCCAAGGCTCGCTGGTCGGGGCCTCTCGCTCTCGCGGCAAGGGGGCGGAATCGGCACCCGAGGCCCCGGGGAGACCCAGTTGGAGAAAGACCGCAGGGCCATTGCCCGCCGCATCGACAAGTTGCAGCGGGATGTTCAAAAGCTGCGGGAGCACAGGGCCCGGCTCCGCAGCAACCGCCGCTCCCAACGGCGTCTGGCCCTCGTGGGTTACACAAACGCCGGTAAGAGCTCCTTGCTCAACGCCCTAAGCAAAGCGCCGCAGCAGGAGGCAGTCCTGGCGGAAAACAAGCTCTTCGCCACCCTTGACCCCACCACCCGCCGGATCGCGCAGCCCCATCCAGAAGGGGGCGCTCCGACCCACCTGCTCCTCACGGACACGGTGGGCTTCATCCGAGACCTTCCGCCACCACTGGTGGAAGCCTTCCGCTCCACGCTGGAAGAGACCCTGGATGCCGACCGATTACTGCTGGTGGTCGACCTCTCCGATCCGGCCTGGAGTGAGCAGCTGCGCACCGTCCACGCCATACTCGATGAGCTAGGCAGCGATGTGCCCCGGCAGCTGATCGCCAACCAGATCGACCGCTGCCCTTCCACCGCAATTGATCAGGCCAAAGCGCTCGACCCCCAGGTGCTGTTTGTCTCAGCGACCGGAGGTCTGGGACTCGAGCACCTCAAGAACAACCTCTTCGCCTGA
- a CDS encoding peroxiredoxin, whose product MPLQLGDTVPDFTQDSQLGPINLYDFAGDSWVVLFSHPADYTPVCTTELGEVSRLRAEWDKRNVKTIALSVDSAESHKGWICDINEVQKTTVDYPILADEDKKVSDLYGMIHPKSLNNLTVRSVFIIDPSKKLRLQITYPASTGRNFNEILRVIDSLQLTDHHQVATPVNWTDGQDCVVVPSIPTDEARSKFPKGVTEIKPYLRMTPQPNK is encoded by the coding sequence ATGCCTCTGCAGCTCGGCGACACCGTTCCCGATTTCACGCAGGACTCTCAACTGGGTCCGATCAACCTCTACGACTTCGCTGGCGACAGCTGGGTTGTGCTCTTCTCTCACCCAGCCGACTACACCCCCGTCTGCACCACCGAACTCGGAGAGGTGTCCCGGCTGCGCGCGGAATGGGACAAGCGCAACGTCAAAACCATCGCCCTGAGCGTCGATTCTGCTGAGAGCCACAAGGGCTGGATCTGCGACATCAACGAGGTTCAGAAGACCACCGTCGACTATCCGATCCTTGCGGACGAAGACAAGAAGGTGAGCGATCTCTACGGGATGATCCATCCCAAGTCGCTCAACAACCTGACGGTGCGCTCGGTGTTCATCATCGATCCCAGCAAGAAGCTGCGCCTTCAGATCACCTATCCCGCCAGCACGGGCCGGAACTTCAACGAGATCCTGCGGGTGATCGACTCCCTGCAACTCACCGACCACCACCAGGTGGCCACCCCGGTGAATTGGACCGACGGCCAGGACTGCGTCGTGGTGCCCTCGATCCCCACCGACGAGGCCCGCAGCAAGTTCCCCAAGGGCGTGACCGAGATCAAGCCCTACCTGCGCATGACCCCGCAGCCCAACAAGTGA
- a CDS encoding anhydro-N-acetylmuramic acid kinase, producing the protein MRVLGLMSGTSADGVDAVLASFRGPIRRPHWTIHSRASVAYPAALRAQIVAVGQGQPTSAAELLELGEALTEVQAQAALACDSDGSAQRVGCHGQTLWHRPPSRERAGNSWQLLHAQRLALRLNTPVVFDFRAADLALGGQGAPLVPAADAALLPPIGGWRALLNLGGIANLTLLPPRSGPEHDAPVLGWDCGPANTLLDLAVQHFSRGAKSFDAGGVWAAQGKADEALIARWLKEPYFQSRPPKSTGRELFGAADLQRRLQQMDHPQPADALATLTGFSAAVVAQDLQRGSPPLELLVAGGGARNASLMAELRRRCRGLSLRPLAELGIADSDREALAFALLAWWHHLGASGSLISVTGARQPSVLGICADPPGRSGRRP; encoded by the coding sequence ATGCGGGTCTTGGGACTGATGAGCGGCACCAGCGCCGATGGCGTTGATGCGGTGCTCGCCAGCTTCCGTGGACCAATCCGCCGGCCCCACTGGACGATCCATAGCCGTGCATCGGTGGCTTACCCCGCCGCATTGCGCGCTCAGATCGTGGCGGTCGGCCAAGGGCAACCCACCAGCGCCGCGGAGCTGCTCGAGCTCGGGGAAGCCCTGACCGAAGTGCAGGCCCAAGCAGCCCTGGCCTGCGATTCAGACGGCAGCGCCCAGCGGGTGGGCTGCCATGGCCAGACCCTCTGGCACCGCCCGCCCAGCCGCGAGCGCGCCGGGAACAGCTGGCAACTGCTGCACGCGCAGCGTTTGGCCCTGCGGCTGAACACACCGGTGGTCTTCGACTTCCGCGCCGCCGATCTGGCCCTGGGCGGGCAGGGTGCCCCCCTGGTGCCAGCCGCGGACGCCGCCCTCCTACCGCCGATCGGCGGCTGGCGCGCCCTGCTGAACCTGGGGGGAATCGCCAACCTGACGCTGCTGCCTCCCCGTTCGGGGCCGGAGCACGATGCGCCGGTGCTGGGCTGGGACTGCGGCCCAGCCAACACCCTGTTGGACCTGGCGGTTCAACACTTCAGCCGAGGGGCCAAGAGCTTTGATGCTGGCGGGGTCTGGGCGGCCCAGGGCAAGGCCGATGAGGCCCTCATCGCCCGTTGGCTCAAAGAGCCCTATTTCCAGAGCCGACCGCCCAAATCCACTGGCCGAGAGCTCTTTGGCGCCGCGGATCTCCAGCGACGCCTGCAGCAAATGGATCACCCCCAACCCGCCGATGCCCTGGCCACCTTGACGGGCTTCAGCGCCGCGGTGGTTGCCCAGGACTTGCAGCGAGGCTCCCCACCCCTGGAGCTGCTCGTGGCGGGGGGAGGCGCACGGAACGCCAGCTTGATGGCTGAACTGCGGCGGCGTTGCCGCGGCCTCAGCCTGCGGCCCCTCGCCGAACTGGGCATCGCTGACAGCGACCGAGAAGCCTTGGCCTTTGCACTGCTGGCCTGGTGGCACCACCTGGGCGCCAGCGGTTCACTGATTTCGGTGACCGGGGCGCGGCAACCCTCCGTCCTCGGGATCTGCGCGGATCCGCCCGGGCGCTCAGGCCGACGACCTTGA
- a CDS encoding ABC-F family ATP-binding cassette domain-containing protein, with the protein MLRLERVSKIYPTGEVLRDVTWEVKSGERIGLVGVNGAGKSTQMRIIAGLEEPSSGQVVKQGEPRIVYLQQEFDVELTRTVRQELFQAFGEAAEVLNRQRQVEEEMASEKAASDPDHLDDLIHELGRLQSRFEGLHGYELDARIDKLLPTIGFTPEGAEQLVGDYSGGWQMRIALGKVLLQEPDLLLLDEPTNHLDVETIQWLEDYLIGQTCPLVVISHDRAFLDRVCNQIVETERGISRSYLGNYTNHLEQKALEREAGQAAFERQQKELATQQAYIDRFRASATRSTQAKSREKLLDKVERIEAPTESVGGPRFQFPPAPRSGRLIAEINDLSHSYGEQILFLGANLEIERGDRIAFVGPNGAGKSTLLRLVMGIETPDEGSAGLGEHNVIASYFEQNQAEALDLSKTVIDTMFEAVPDWTQTQVRSLLGSFCFSNDAVFKEVGKLSGGEKARLALALMLLSPCNLLVLDEPTNHLDIPAKEMLENALRDYEGAALVVSHDRYFISKVANKIVEIRDGELVVYRGDYAYYREKKAEESAAAQAALDAAEQDAKRKAKRDKQKAKEAARKSAA; encoded by the coding sequence TTGCTTCGCCTCGAACGCGTCTCCAAGATCTATCCCACGGGCGAGGTGCTCCGGGATGTCACCTGGGAGGTGAAATCTGGCGAACGCATTGGCCTGGTCGGCGTGAACGGCGCCGGAAAATCCACTCAGATGCGGATCATTGCTGGGCTGGAGGAGCCCAGCAGTGGGCAGGTCGTGAAGCAGGGGGAACCCCGCATCGTTTACCTCCAACAGGAATTTGACGTCGAGCTGACGCGCACGGTGCGTCAGGAGTTGTTCCAGGCCTTTGGCGAAGCCGCCGAGGTGCTGAACCGCCAGCGGCAGGTGGAAGAGGAGATGGCATCGGAGAAGGCCGCCAGCGATCCCGATCACCTCGACGACCTGATCCATGAGCTCGGCCGGCTGCAGAGCCGATTTGAGGGCCTGCATGGCTATGAGCTCGACGCCCGCATCGACAAGCTGCTGCCGACGATCGGTTTCACCCCAGAGGGGGCCGAACAACTGGTGGGGGACTACTCCGGGGGCTGGCAGATGCGCATCGCCCTGGGCAAGGTGCTGCTCCAGGAGCCCGATCTACTGCTCCTGGACGAACCAACCAACCACCTCGATGTCGAGACCATCCAATGGCTTGAGGACTATCTGATCGGCCAAACCTGCCCGCTGGTGGTGATCAGCCACGACCGGGCTTTCCTCGATCGGGTCTGCAACCAAATCGTTGAGACCGAACGGGGCATATCCCGCAGCTACCTGGGCAACTACACCAACCACCTCGAGCAAAAAGCCCTCGAGCGCGAAGCCGGACAGGCCGCTTTTGAGCGGCAACAGAAGGAACTCGCCACCCAACAGGCCTACATCGATCGATTCCGGGCCAGCGCCACCCGATCCACCCAGGCCAAGAGCCGCGAGAAGTTGCTGGACAAGGTCGAGCGAATTGAGGCTCCGACCGAGAGCGTCGGCGGTCCGCGCTTCCAATTCCCGCCAGCCCCGCGCAGCGGCCGTTTGATCGCCGAAATCAACGACCTCAGCCACAGCTACGGCGAGCAGATTCTCTTCTTAGGGGCCAATCTCGAAATTGAACGGGGGGACCGAATTGCCTTTGTCGGACCCAATGGGGCTGGGAAATCCACCCTGCTGCGCCTGGTGATGGGCATCGAGACACCCGATGAGGGCTCTGCCGGACTGGGTGAGCACAACGTGATTGCCAGCTACTTCGAGCAGAACCAAGCCGAGGCCCTGGATCTGAGCAAAACGGTGATCGACACGATGTTCGAAGCCGTCCCGGACTGGACCCAAACCCAGGTGCGCTCCCTGCTGGGAAGCTTCTGCTTCAGCAATGACGCCGTCTTCAAAGAAGTGGGCAAGCTCAGTGGTGGCGAGAAGGCACGGCTCGCTCTGGCCTTAATGCTGCTGAGCCCCTGCAATTTGCTGGTGCTCGACGAGCCGACAAACCACCTCGACATCCCGGCCAAAGAGATGCTGGAGAACGCACTCCGGGACTATGAAGGGGCTGCACTGGTGGTCAGCCACGATCGCTATTTCATCTCCAAAGTTGCCAACAAGATTGTCGAAATCCGCGACGGAGAACTTGTCGTCTATCGCGGTGATTACGCCTACTACCGCGAGAAGAAAGCCGAAGAGTCAGCCGCAGCCCAGGCCGCATTGGATGCAGCGGAGCAAGACGCCAAACGCAAGGCCAAGCGTGACAAACAAAAAGCCAAGGAGGCCGCCCGAAAATCAGCTGCCTGA